From the genome of Phaeodactylum tricornutum CCAP 1055/1 chromosome 13, whole genome shotgun sequence, one region includes:
- a CDS encoding predicted protein, with protein sequence MNENINNPYLVTHPALPPMASDAAEAFLPVQAPTIDAGAPKNPEHLAAAHKQLLQRSLFSIMVPQSVTAVECAAAVSRFHKVSGEHDGALVPAWAQLFMQNMQEFQENTTAQLTRIQQHIAKSTNSSVIYPEDRLACVPHLNGDAPPVFFPETLEAFRELSEQECDTLLAFYSQKVQGTVKERRHALAAILGLRRRAC encoded by the coding sequence ATGAATGAGAACATCAACAACCCCTATCTGGTAACCCATCCCGCCTTGCCGCCGATGGCATCGGACGCAGCCGAAGCCTTCCTTCCAGTTCAAGCCCCAACGATCGATGCCGGCGCGCCCAAGAACCCTGAACACCTCGCTGCAGCCCACAAGCAATTGCTCCAGCGCTCTCTCTTCAGCATCATGGTGCCCCAAAGTGTGACGGCCGTAGAATGCGCCGCTGCGGTGTCTCGTTTCCACAAGGTCTCCGGAGAGCACGACGGCGCACTTGTACCGGCTTGGGCCCAGCTGTTCATGCAGAACATGCAAGAGTTCCAGGAGAACACCACAGCTCAGTTGACACGGATTCAGCAACACATTGCCAAGTCTACCAATTCTTCTGTGATTTATCCCGAAGACAGATTGGCTTGCGTCCCACACCTCAACGGGGACGCTCCTCCAGTCTTCTTCCCTGAAACTTTGGAAGCCTTTCGTGAGCTTTCGGAGCAGGAGTGCGACACCTTGCTGGCCTTCTACAGTCAAAAGGTTCAGGGGACGGTGAAAGAGCGCCGTCATGCTCTGGCCGCCATTTTGGGATTGCGTCGCCGTGCTTGCTGA
- a CDS encoding predicted protein, with translation MIRNGLILALGSFWLLSDANTPSDALQFGFTTSTQRVGRVTAGPITISEIGCGTWSWGNRLLFNYDPSQDEEIYEAYRLVREAGVTVFDTADSYGTLDLNGRAEMLLGSFERRYQLEQTSVAKPWWSVASASDGVQNAQQVATKFAPYPWRITRQSLLNAANASLDRLQQPQLAIAQAHWSTANYQPFQEGAIWNGLADIYDAGLSQAVGVSNYGPNQLRKVASFMKGRNVPLATAQIQYSLMTYGVAQQMNAACDDVGCRLISYSPLCLGLLTGKYDLDNLPRPGNPRRQLFRELLPGARGLLNTLQVISKDYNKSQSQVAINWAVCKGTVPIPGCRTVDQARENIAVTQWRLKPDAIEELDQAASSVQKPMIQNIFQTD, from the coding sequence ATGATCAGGAATGGACTGATTTTGGCATTGGGATCATTTTGGCTATTATCTGACGCCAACACGCCATCGGATGCCCTGCAGTTCGGTTTCACGACCAGCACCCAACGCGTCGGTCGTGTAACAGCCGGTCCCATAACCATTAGTGAGATAGGGTGCGGGACGTGGAGTTGGGGAAACCGATTACTCTTCAACTACGACCCTTctcaagacgaagaaataTACGAAGCCTATCGACTAGTTCGAGAAGCGGGTGTGACCGTTTTTGATACGGCCGATAGCTACGGAACTCTCGATTTAAACGGACGAGCAGAAATGCTTCTCGGATCTTTCGAAAGACGCTACCAGCTAGAACAGACGTCCGTCGCAAAACCCTGGTGGTCGGTGGCCAGTGCATCCGACGGGGTCCAAAATGCACAGCAAGTCGCCACCAAATTTGCTCCCTATCCTTGGAGAATCACGCGTCAAAGTCTTTTGAATGCGGCGAATGCTTCACTGGATCGGTTGCAGCAACCTCAGTTGGCGATTGCGCAAGCTCACTGGTCAACCGCCAACTACCAACCTTTCCAGGAGGGTGCCATATGGAACGGTCTAGCAGACATTTACGATGCTGGTCTCAGTCAAGCGGTCGGGGTCAGTAATTACGGACCCAATCAATTACGGAAGGTAGCTTCGTTCATGAAGGGGCGGAACGTTCCCTTGGCGACCGCTCAGATACAATATTCCTTGATGACCTACGGGGTGGCCCAACAGATGAATGCGGCATGTGACGACGTTGGTTGTCGTCTTATCTCCTATTCGCCCCTCTGTTTGGGATTACTGACGGGAAAGTATGATCTGGACAATCTTCCGCGCCCGGGAAATCCGAGACGACAATTGTTTCGCGAACTTCTTCCTGGTGCACGGGGCCTCTTGAATACACTTCAGGTCATCTCGAAAGATTATAACAAGAGCCAGTCGCAAGTAGCTATAAATTGGGCAGTATGCAAAGGTACTGTTCCAATACCGGGATGTCGGACAGTGGATCAAGCTCGTGAAAATATTGCAGTCACCCAATGGAGACTCAAGCCTGACGCAATCGAAGAATTGGATCAAGCAGCATCGTCGGTTCAGAAACCGATGATTCAGAATATTTTTCAGACAGATTAA
- a CDS encoding predicted protein, giving the protein MTSSSMSEKEKSLAGELYQAFDPELVQERANAKLLCWKFNRTSPLEIEERKALLQEMVGVDDALIEPPFHLDYGYNMKIGKNFYANHGCTFLDCNVITIGNNVMLAPHVILTAATHPLSVVERRNGDELTGPITIGNDVWIGANATVLPNVTIGNNVVIGAGAVVNRDIPDNVVYGGVPAKIIRSLKGDARDDERPPSGEPRAT; this is encoded by the coding sequence ATGACCTCGTCTTCCAtgtccgaaaaagaaaagtcgcTGGCGGGTGAACTCTACCAGGCGTTCGATCCCGAACTCGTACAGGAACGCGCCAACGCCAAATTGTTGTGCTGGAAATTCAACCGCACTTCACCTCTGGAAATCGAGGAGCGTAAAGCGTTGTTGCAAGAGATGGTCGGTGTGGATGACGCTTTGATTGAACCGCCGTTCCATCTGGATTACGGATACAATATGAAAATTGGCAAGAACTTTTACGCCAATCACGGCTGTACCTTCCTCGATTGCAACGTGATTACAATTGGCAATAATGTTATGCTAGCTCCGCACGTAATCTTAACCGCAGCTACGCATCCACTGTCGGTTGTGGAACGTCGGAATGGTGACGAACTGACGGGGCCCATCACCATCGGCAACGACGTTTGGATCGGCGCCAACGCAACCGTACTCCCCAACGTGACGATCGGCAACAACGTCGTGATTGGGGCAGGTGCAGTGGTCAACAGAGACATTCCCGACAACGTAGTATACGGAGGTGTCCCCGCAAAGATTATTCGGTCTCTGAAAGGAGACGCTCGGGATGATGAACGCCCCCCGTCGGGCGAGCCCCGGGCTACCTAA
- a CDS encoding predicted protein (putative CAAX prenyl protease, protein-specific prenyl protease): MDRWTSLPWTPFYTQQSANASTSAVSVDDQDSPLLAYWSLAATVAFTIVVYSFEGHLDARQKISYQQTSFPTELETTLQAKFRSAQTYGLDKINFGILAGTYDTAESVVFLLLGFLPYVWDWSCQLGQTYFGYHDEAAYETNISLIFLAIITLIGTVTQLPFELYSTFQIERKHGFNKQTLSLFFTDKIKSLLLTCLIGGPFVALLLYIIRVGGEYFYLYVWAFMFVFSAVMMTLVPVFIMPLFNKYEPLPDGDLKTRIYALADRLQYPLTKLFVMDGSKRSSHSNAFMFGFGNNKRIVLFDTLLTQVQEDEILAILGHELGHWKLGHTLSNFAVTQMYFGAAFYFFSLTYGSRSLYAAFGFDDVSRPVPTIVALLLFFQTLWAPVDKILSFILTITSRHNEFAADRFSVDLGMSQKLQSGLCKIHLENLGAMCPDPWYSTYHYSHPPLVERLGAMMALDRKTK; this comes from the exons ATGGATCGTTGGACGTCCTTGCCTTGGACGCCGTTCTATACGCAACAGTCGGCAAACGCTTCGACTTCTGCGGTATCGGTGGACGACCAGGATTCCCCCTTGCTCGCCTACTGGTCTCTAGCGGCCACGGTAGCCTTTACGATTGTCGTTTATTCCTTCGAAGGACATTTGGACGCCCGGCAGAAGATATCCTACCAACAGACATCGTTTCCGACGGAACTCGAAACTACC TTGCAGGCCAAGTTCCGGAGTGCGCAAACCTACGGTCTAGACAAGATCAATTTTGGAATCCTCGCCGGTACCTACGACACGGCGGAATCGGTCGTCTTTCTATTGCTCGGATTCCTACCCTACGTGTGGGACTGGTCCTGTCAATTGGGACAAACCTACTTTGGCTATCACGATGAAGCAGCCTACGAAACCAACATCTCCCTCATCTTTCTCGCCATTATTACCCTCATTGGTACCGTCACGCAGTTGCCCTTTGAGCTATATTCCACCTTTCAGATTGAACGAAAACACGGATTCAACAAACAAACCCTCAGTCTCTTTTTTACCGACAAGATCAAATCGCTCCTCTTGACTTGTCTCATTGGTGGACCCTTTGTGGCGCTCTTGCTGTACATTATCCGCGTCGGCGGGGAGTACTTTTATTTGTACGTTTGGGCCTTTATGTTTGTCTTTTCTGCCGTCATGATGACGCTTGTACCCGTCTTTATCATGCCACTCTTTAACAAGTACGAACCCTTGCCGGATGGGGATTTGAAGACCCGAATTTACGCACTGGCCGATCGACTCCAGTATCCTCTTACCAAGTTGTTCGTCATGGATGGATCCAAACGCTCGTCGCATTCCAACGCCTTCATGTTCGGCTTTGGAAATAACAAGCGCATCGTCCTCTTCGACACGCTTCTGACTCAGGTACAGGAAGACGAAATCCTGGCCATTTTGGGACACGAACTCGGGCATTGGAAGTTGGGACACACCTTGTCGAACTTTGCCGTTACCCAAATGTACTTTGGCGCCGCCTTTTACTTCTTTTCCCTCACCTACGGCTCCCGCTCACTCTACGCGGCTTTTGGCTTTGACGACGTCTCCCGACCCGTCCCCACCATTGTCGCACTTTTGTTGTTCTTCCAAACACTCTGGGCACCCGTCGACAAGATACTTTCCTTTATACTCACCATTACCTCCCGCCATAACGAATTTGCGGCCGACCGCTTTTCCGTCGACCTAGGAATGTCGCAGAAACTGCAGTCTGGCTTGTGCAAAATCCATCTCGAGAATTTGGGCGCCATGTGTCCGGATCCCTGGTACTCCACCTACCACTACTCCCATCCACCCCTGGTTGAACGACTGGGCGCCATGATGGCTCTGGATAGAAAGACCAAGTAA
- a CDS encoding predicted protein: MPSRARTCRLGRVFVFVAMTRLVSVGDGFVLPVTTWATPHRITAASLPALLLHRRRRQQQTQRQQQRLPSPLSLVPPGTQASDESHTTIQPMDSTVTSTSTDVVPTVDDVHNCQHDWVAEDTPFFGSVYRIRLPGQEASGNDDSPNNSVNKEPNDDSFLGAMEVPTFAATGSPNRNKSSNNNYRFPVTHTTPRARGLEGVLRHGPAFCLDHVLSPQECRDIIQVCEQQLGFGSYQAGKNHHGAIQIVVPPAIATRIGQTLGRHIDIDQVEERRREMESQPPTTDTNDLHGKVPQLEDVRLTYAGLNRRWRVYRYSPGGTETFAPHIDAGFPPSGLSADGAQLVWDDSADDATVISRLTVLFYLNDNFTGGATNFYAPCASNEGPSPLVASVRPVAGSCLVFPQGVGEDAVEYARQSWCLHEGSPVLAGAPKYVVRSDLLFSEERTPLPSLDDRLFRYDEVVRDTFLPQSPVWNRNFLAHVQPLYNPHMGVENMGPLLYSFVRFVKARNVVEIGAGYTSLWILQALRDNDEEVQRIQALQRAGQCKLLNWPWTVVDYVEDYNAILDDHHRESSLLCVDNCEHQKETATGATAIAKSLGLDAYLRLWKQDAFELRLNSSSIDVLWCDFGVGARTKEFVEASWDSLRPGGFLLCHSTLTNRQTRSWLEAVRARQGADVTGLPPDEYVEVSLLEPHKQYQNSITILQKRDRYTEPLYSLKA, encoded by the coding sequence ATGCCGTCGCGCGCGAGAACATGCCGACTCGGTCGGGTGTTTGTGTTCGTAGCGATGACCAGATTGGTGTCCGTTGGCGACGGGTTCGTCCTTCCAGTCACGACCTGGGCAACGCCGCATCGAATTACCGCTGCATCACTCCCCGCACTGCTTTtgcatcgacgacgacgacaacagcaaacacaaagacaacaacaacgactaCCATCACCGCTCTCCTTGGTGCCACCAGGAACACAGGCATCGGATGAGTCCCATACAACGATACAACCAATGGATTCCACGGTTACATCAACTAGTACCGACGTGGTCCCGACCGTCGATGACGTCCATAACTGCCAGCATGATTGGGTCGCCGAGGACACTCCTTTTTTTGGAAGCGTGTATCGCATACGCTTGCCTGGTCAAGAGGCGtccggcaacgacgacagccCCAATAACAGCGTCAACAAGGAACCAAACGACGATTCCTTTCTCGGAGCCATGGAAGTGCCGACCTTTGCCGCCACGGGAAGTCCAAACCGCAacaagagcagcaacaacaactaTCGCTTCCCCGTCACCCACACAACCCCACGAGCCCGCGGACTCGAAGGGGTACTACGACACGGTCCCGCCTTTTGTTTGGATCACGTACTGTCGCCACAAGAATGTCGAGATATCATCCAAGTGTGTGAACAGCAATTGGGATTCGGGTCGTATCAGGCTGGCAAGAACCATCACGGCGCCATACAAATTGTGGTACCACCCGCAATTGCCACACGAATTGGGCAGACTCTCGGTCGCCACATAGATATCGACCAAGTCGAAGAACGACGCCGTGAAATGGAATCTCAACCGCCGACAACTGATACGAATGACTTACACGGCAAAGTACCACAACTAGAGGATGTACGACTGACCTACGCTGGCTTGAATCGACGTTGGCGCGTTTATCGCTACAGTCCCGGTGGTACCGAAACCTTTGCACCCCATATTGATGCCGGATTTCCGCCTTCCGGCCTATCCGCCGACGGAGCACAGCTCGTCTGGGATGACTCGGCTGACGACGCGACGGTGATCTCCCGGCTTACTGTGTTGTTCTATCTCAACGATAACTTTACGGGTGGTGCCACCAACTTTTACGCACCGTGTGCTTCAAACGAAGGTCCGTCGCCTCTGGTGGCCTCGGTCCGTCCCGTGGCCGGATCCTGTTTGGTTTTTCCGCAGGGCGTCGGGGAGGACGCGGTGGAATACGCTCGCCAGTCCTGGTGCTTACACGAAGGTTCGCCGGTTCTGGCCGGCGCTCCGAAGTACGTCGTACGGTCGGATCTTTTGTTCTCGGAAGAACGAACCCCTCTGCCGTCGCTGGACGACAGACTCTTTCGCTACGATGAAGTCGTCCGGGATACCTTTCTACCACAATCGCCCGTTTGGAATCGCAATTTCCTGGCCCACGTCCAACCTTTGTACAATCCCCACATGGGTGTCGAAAATATGGGACCCCTCTTGTATTCCTTTGTGCGTTTCGTCAAGGCACGCAACGTGGTAGAAATTGGCGCCGGCTATACTAGTCTGTGGATACTCCAAGCACTGCGagacaatgacgaagaagtgCAACGGATTCAGGCTTTGCAACGAGCGGGCCAATGTAAACTACTGAATTGGCCGTGGACTGTCGTGGACTATGTGGAAGACTATAACGCCATCCTCGACGACCACCATCGGGAATCGTCGCTCTTGTGCGTGGACAATTGCGAACACCAGAAAGAAACCGCCACGGGTGCGACGGCAATTGCCAAGTCACTGGGCTTGGATGCCTACTTGCGCTTGTGGAAGCAGGACGCGTTTGAGTTGCGGCTCAATTCCAGTTCGATCGACGTCTTGTGGTGTGACTTTGGTGTAGGCGCGAGGACCAAAGAATTTGTGGAGGCGTCCTGGGATAGTTTGCGCCCTGGAGGATTTCTCCTGTGTCATTCGACGTTGACCAATCGTCAAACACGATCGTGGTTGGAAGCCGTTCGAGCTCGGCAGGGAGCCGACGTGACGGGCCTGCCGCCCGATGAATACGTGGAGGTGTCTTTACTTGAACCGCACAAACAATACCAGAACTCCATCACCATTCTCCAAAAACGCGACCGCTATACCGAACCGTTGTATTCGCTGAAAGCGTAG
- a CDS encoding predicted protein yields the protein MLLPPQSCDVDRMSSTDLAYIGDVVYELFVRSRSVWPPKRTSDLQTDVVGFVRAEFQSRLLAQLKEDVELSEKERQVLSRGRNAVSGSARNRRDPAAYQDATALEALLGYLYIADSQRCAEIFQWMEAHMNSVE from the exons ATGCTGCTTCCACCACAGTCTTGCGACGTGGATCGGATGAGTTCCACCGACCTGGCCTATATCGGCGACGTCGTGTACGAACTCTTTGTCCGATCCCGTAGCGTATGGCCCCCGAAGCGCACGTCGGATTTGCAAACGGATGTGGTTGGATTCGTGCGAG CCGAGTTTCAGTCGCGTCTGTTGGCTCAACTCAAGGAGGATGTGGAATTGAGCGAAAAAGAACGACAAGTGCTATCGAGAGGACGAAACGCCGTTTCGGGTAGTGCCCGCAACCGCCGAGATCCAGCCGCGTACCAGGATGCCACCGCATTGGAAGCCTTGCTGGGATATCTTTATATTGCTGACAGTCAGCGATGTGCGGAAATATTCCAATGGATGGAAGCACATATGAACAGTGTGGAGTAG
- a CDS encoding predicted protein: protein TFWHDFLAGGAAGSASVVVGHPFDTVKVRMQTSVIKAGTPANGLLATLGEFGGVGSLFRGMAAPLSAAAAINAMVFSSYGLASKGYDRYLSSVCGSFAGLVQCTIICPMEHIKCRLQVQHGKGSADYKFKGPVQAIRSIVREHGITRLYQGWWVTTWREVPAFGLYFATYDYLKDWANTFLLSRALAAATVDGRNDDPDSFVPHHSHTWLASAFAGGCAGSLTWAIVYPVDVIKTRIQTAPLDQPRSQLRMLTVGADLVRQYGVRYLFRGLSVTLLRAFPVNGTIFPVYEFTLLQVGKFHAE, encoded by the exons ACCTTTTGGCACGATTTCCTTGCCGGGGGTGCCGCCGGATCCGCATCCGTTGTGGTGGGACATCCCTTTGATACCGTCAAGGTACGGATGCAAACGTCCGTCATCAAGGCCGGGACGCCCGCCAACGGATTGCTCGCCACGCTGGGTGAATTCGGCGGTGTCGGCAGTTTGTTTCGCGGTATGGCGGCACCCTTGTCCGCTGCGGCAGCCATCAATGCTATGGTCTTTTCCAGTTACGGCCTCGCCTCCAAAGGGTACGATCGGTATCTG TCCTCCGTCTGCGGATCCTTCGCCGGACTCGTACAGTGTACCATCATTTGTCCCATGGAACACATCAAATGCCGACTACAAGTACAGCACGGCAAGGGTAGTGCGGATTACAAATTCAAAGGTCCGGTACAGGCTATTCGCTCGATCGTCCGGGAGCACGGTATCACCCGTTTGTACCAAGGCTGGTGGGTCACTACGTGGCGGGAAGTCCCCGCCTTTGGTTTGTACTTTGCCACTTACGATTATCTCAAAGACTGGGCCAACACTTTTCTTCTCTCGCGTGCCTTGGCCGCAGCCACTGTCGACGGGCGGAACGACGATCCCGACAGCTTTGTACCCCACCACTCCCACACCTGGTTGGCCTCCGCCTTTGCCGGCGGATGTGCCGGTTCCTTGACCTGGGCGATCGTTTACCCGGTCGACGTCATTAAAACGCGCATTCAAACCGCACCGCTCGATCAACCCCGATCGCAATTGCGCATGCTGACCGTCGGCGCCGACTTGGTCCGCCAGTACGGTGTCCGCTACCTTTTTCGCGGTCTCAGTGTCACCCTGCTACGCGCTTTTCCCGTCAACGGAACGATTTTCCCCGTCTACGAATTCACCTTACTACAGGTCGGAAAATTCCATGCCGAATGA
- a CDS encoding predicted protein encodes MATVDPGELAWRRRWAKAFPTLVPHLMDVGPSPATLPVPITKLPYPEEFTATTDNMDHLWWQRLAWRTFWDEYTDDRSLPDVASDDCIPNINSNSNNTVSNANINNITGLPPEDPPSVLRNIATWNQSLGYGEITAEATWTLVRTIQPYLPSSQSLTAVDLGSGNGKVLLAAAFAYPFRKLVGLELLPGLHEDALRYQAYWQQRWKGTAASNTTIPTTLGAAAISTTTTVSNLDPSTLATKSSETGALSPAVLEFYCDDFTNSPNVDWIHQADVVFCHATVFQTKLLERLQVCCEQTREGTLFCMVTKPLQCNARIETLAEIRLDMSWGRAAVYVQRRRIHHRLPPTETATDLSLNVTTTTVSTTSPNDQSAPQATELRANADSSDRGTNCTRHSMASQKRPMPTSSTETAVAQKKRLVADSEATLAESALSLNEVPETMESPPHLVSFEAPCPRGEPREEKVCSTVARPIGDEYRILHLDDCPDLIHQVGGAVLTCPPDLESMLWEMGDSVPDPTKLTGQQQYNRVSGKSSMSVRYRMYDGSNLQQSFAASSNTRTEKQFLARCGPSLDLFDAVLRQFVLEQKFCKSWHESSTMKYRFSVMFTDSQAVPQNAHIDYQWDDLDGSDPMPYLGFLPLTKAGMFLQLWTGNPDDGVIKMGNIVFVPWGKLLLVPGNTVHGGGFRTGNHGNLRAHFYIHFGVLKVNANNHYKNRYGYDLSLTHLHNPSNDFSKFWN; translated from the exons ATGGCGACGGTCGATCCCGGGGAACTAGCCTGGCGTCGACGTTGGGCCAAAGCTTTCCCCACACTTGTGCCGCACTTGATGGATGTCGGGCCGTCGCCAGCGACCTTGCCTGTACCGATTACGAAATTGCCGTATCCGGAAGAATTTACAGCTACAACCGACAATATGGATCATTTGTGGTGGCAGCGTCTGGCTTGGCGAACCTTTTGGGACGAGTACACGGACGACCGATCGCTCCCGGACGTGGCGTCCGACGATTGTATCCCCAATATtaacagcaacagcaacaacactgTAAGCAACGccaacatcaacaacatcacAGGCCTTCCTCCCGAAGATCCCCCTTCCGTACTCCGCAACATTGCGACCTGGAATCAGAGTTTGGGTTACGGAGAAATCACCGCCGAAGCGACCTGGACGTTGGTGCGTACCATCCAACCGTACCTGCCATCATCCCAATCTCTGACAGCCGTGGATTTGGGTAGTGGGAACGGTAAGGTCTTACTGGCGGCAGCCTTTGCCTATCCCTTTCGTAAACTCGTAGGCCTGGAACTCCTGCCCGGTCTCCACGAAGACGCCCTGCGGTACCAAGCCTACTGGCAACAACGGTGGAAAGGTACAGCCGCATCCAATACAACAATCCCGACAACACTAGGAGCAGCAGCAATATCGACAACCACCACAGTATCGAATCTCGATCCGTCCACCCTAGCCACAAAATCCAGCGAGACCGGCGCTCTTTCTCCGGCCGTGTTGGAATTCTACTGCGACGACTTTACCAATAGTCCAAACGTCGATTGGATCCATCAAGCCGACGTGGTCTTTTGCCACGCCACCGTGTTTCAAACAAAACTCTTGGAGCGTCTGCAAGTCTGTTGCGAACAAACTCGTGAAGGGACCTTGTTTTGTATGGTCACCAAACCCTTGCAGTGCAACGCACGCATCGAAACGTTGGCCGAAATACGACTCGATATGAGTTGGGGACGAGCGGCCGTCTACGTGCAACGCCGTAGAATCCATCATCGACTACCACCAACCGAGACAGCGACAGATTTGTCTCTTAATGTCACCACGACGACTGTGTCAACCACGTCTCCGAACGATCAATCGGCCCCACAGGCCACTGAACTAAGAGCCAACGCCGATTCCTCCGACCGTGGCACTAATTGTACCAGACACAGCATGGCTTCCCAAAAACGACCAAT GCCTACAAGTTCTACCGAGACGGCTGTAGCACAAAAGAAGCGTCTAGTGGCCGATTCCGAAGCAACGCTTGCAGAATCTGCCCTGTCGTTGAACGAGGTACCGGAAACAATGGAGTCACCGCCTCATTTGGTAAGCTTCGAAGCACCTTGTCCAAGAGGCGAGCCGAGAGAGGAAAAAGTGTGTTCGACAGTCGCGAGACCAATCGGAGATGAGTACCGAATTTTGCATCTGGACGATTGCCCCGATCTTATACACCAAGTTGGCGGTGCCGTCCTTACGTGCCCACCAGATCTCGAATCCATGCTGTGGGAGATGGGCGACAGCGTTCCGGATCCTACCAAACTGACGGGACAGCAACAGTACAACCGAGTATCGGGCAAATCTTCCATGAGTGTACGGTACCGTATGTACGATGGCAGCAATTTGCAGCAATCGTTCGCCGCCAGTAGCAATACCCGAACGGAAAAACAGTTCCTCGCCCGCTGCGGCCCATCGCTCGATCTATTTGATGCGGTCCTGCGGCAATTTGTGCTGGAGCAAAAATTTTGCAAGTCCTGGCACGAGTCATCAACCATGAAGTATCGCTTTTCGGTAATGTTCACCGACAGTCAGGCCGTTCCACAAAACGCTCACATTGATTACCAATGGGATGATTTGGACGGATCAGATCCCATGCCGTATCTCGGATTTCTACCGTTGACGAAAGCGGGTATGTTTTTACAACTGTGGACGGGTAATCCGGATGACGGTGTGATCAAAATGGGGAACATCGTGTTTGTACCGTGGGGAAAGTTGCTCTTGGTTCCGGGCAACACGGTCCACGGCGGGGGCTTCCGTACGGGTAATCACGGCAATTTACGGGCGCACTTTTACATTCACTTTGGCGTCCTCAAGGTCAACGCCAACAATCACTACAAGAATCGGTACGGGTACGATCTTTCCTTGACGCATCTGCACAATCCATCCAACGATTTTAGCAAGTTTTGGAACTAG
- a CDS encoding predicted protein produces the protein MNGHNDKLFQASVALNNMGIVLMERGLYDKAVSTLKEAVEVLKIVFINDREPDGCRSIPLLLHNAFLRMAMPAMVLGQEPYRASVELIAHDEQDFESIQRILLTNSNRSFFPLRMESIERNAILSKQTWGASIVIYNMAVAKVLIARSSKNPRKIESFNRCALRLFVMSRKIVHEYSEQCEQERDYARLQQLHLVSCLSMKQELDLLFRLGQLSKAQETYDSLLHVIAAMEDMGNLLYGGKCSAAAA, from the coding sequence ATGAATGGACACAACGATAAACTCTTTCAGGCATCTGTTGCTCTCAACAACATGGGGATCGTTTTGATGGAGCGGGGATTATACGATAAAGCTGTCTCTACGTTGAAAGAAGCCGTCGAAGTCCTAAAGATCGTGTTTATAAACGATCGAGAACCAGACGGTTGTCGAAGTATTCCGTTGCTTCTTCACAACGCCTTTCTCCGCATGGCGATGCCCGCCATGGTCCTCGGTCAAGAGCCCTATCGTGCTTCGGTGGAGCTCATCGCGCACGACGAGCAAGACTTCGAATCGATTCAACGAATCCTCCTAACCAACAGCAATCGCTCGTTTTTCCCTCTTCGTATGGAGAGCATCGAAAGGAATGCCATCCTGAGTAAGCAAACCTGGGGAGCATCCATCGTCATTTACAACATGGCCGTGGCCAAGGTACTGATCGCGCGTAGTTCCAAAAACCCTCGCAAAATCGAATCCTTCAACCGGTGTGCGTTGAGGCTGTTCGTAATGAGTCGCAAAATTGTGCACGAATACTCCGAGCAGTGTGAACAAGAAAGGGATTATGCCCGATTGCAACAGTTGCACTTGGTGTCGTGTCTCAGTATGAAACAGGAACTCGATCTCCTGTTCCGGTTAGGGCAGCTGTCCAAGGCTCAAGAAACGTACGACTCATTGCTGCACGTTATCGCCGCTATGGAAGACATGGGCAATCTACTCTACGGCGGCAAGTGTTCCGCTGCGGCAGCGTAG